CGCGCTACGTTTGGTGCTCTAAGCTGTAACGAACGGCCGTCCTGGTAGTTGAGGAGTCGCGATCCGCGGTGGGCCCTGCTAAGGGCCCGCGAAAGAACAACTCATGCGTTTCGCCGGTTCCGACCACCGCTGGCTGTGTTGCTCCCGCCGAGCACGCCGCGGCAGCTGTGTGCTGTTGCTTGGCTTGTGGTTGTGTGCCGCCTGTCAGGGAGAAACAGCGCAGTTTTCCCTGCCGCCCTTGCCTGCGAACCCAAAACCCGACGGGGGCTCCGTACCCATCCCACCTGGAGCCACACTCTGCTCGGTCTCCGCCGACTGCAAGGACGATGTGCAATGCACGCGCGACCTGTGTGTCAGGCCAGGCTACTGCGTCCACCTCAGCGACCGGACCCACTGCGACGATGGTGTTTACTGTAACGGGAGCGAGTATTGCGATCCTGTCAAGGACTGCCAGGCGGCCCAGGTACGCAGCTGCGACGACCACGACGTGTGTACGATCGACAGCTGCGACGAAGCGAACGCAACCTGCGTGCACGCACCACGGGATCAGGACGGTGATGGGGAGACCGACTGGCACTGCCCCGGTGGCACAGACTGCGACGATCGCGATCCAAGGCGCGGGGCGCGGATCGATGAGATCTGCCGCGACACGGTGGACAACGACTGCGACGGCAAGATCGACGAAGTGGCGGCGTGCGGCGGCGTGCCGCACGATAGCTGCGAAGACGCGCGGGTCATCGACGCGAACGGCGTCTTCAGTGTGGCCCTTCGCGGTGCTCGATCGGACTACACCCTGTCCTGCACGGAAGTGGCTCTCTCCGCTCCTGACGTCGTGCTGGCACTGACGCTGGAGGCCGAACACGACCTCGCTGTCACGGCTCGAGGCCTCAAAGCCGACGGAGACCCCACTGCGGTGGCGATCGAGCTTCGATCGAGGTGCAGCGACACCGTGCCGGAGATCGAGTGCCGAGCCGGGGCGCAGGCCCAGCTGCGCACACGGGCGTTGGCGGCGGGCAGGTACTTCGTGCTGCTGGCAAGCCAACACGCCCAAGAGGTGGTCGTGGATGTGCGTCTCTCGGCTCCGAGCGCTGCCGCCCCCAACGCTACCTGCGGGACGGCAAGCCTGCTCGGTGTGGGTGAGCGAGTGCGCGGCGACTTCGTGGATGTGAGCGACGATTACGAGCTCGAGTGCGGTTTCGCTGGAGCCTCGGATCTCGCCTACGGATTCCACCTCGATCAGAAGCAGAACGTGAACGTGAGCCTGTTCAGCGCGGGCAAGGAGCAGATGGCGTTTGCCGTGCGCCGGAGGTGCGGCGACTCGGCCACTACGCTGCGTTGCGTGCGCGGGGCACCCGCGCTGGGCAAGTTGTATTCCCTCGAGCCGGGCGAGTACGCCCTGATCGTCGAAGGCCCCGCCTATCGCGAAGTAGACTTCACGCTGGATCTGACTTCTGAGCAGGCAACCGCTGTACCGGATGCAGACAGCTGCGCGACGGCGAGCCCGGTCGAGCCGGATGCGCAGCCCACGCTGGGCACACTCGTGGGGGCTCAGGATTTCGTCACCACCTCGTGCGGACTGCACTATCCCGACGCGGTCTACACCCTCGAGCTGCTCGAGAAATCGGACTTGGCGCTCGAGCTGAAAGGCGCACGGGGAACCTTCACGATGGCCTTCAGCACGCAATGCGACGCCCGGTCCGAGCTCCTGTGCCTGAAGGGAAACGATATCCGCAAGCGCCTGCGCGGCGTCGCAGCGGGGAATTACTACCTGGTGGTCGAGGCCCCGCTGACCACGGATTTCGCGCTCGAGGCGGAGACTCACCCTCCGACGTCGCCACTTTTTGTCAGGAGCAACGACAATTGCGCAGTCGCATTCGGCATCCCCAGCGAGGGAGGCGTTTTCCGCGGCGATACCAGGGCTCTGTTAGGCGATTACGAGGCCCGATGCGGCGGGCTTGGCTCAAGAGACGCCGCATTCGTGATCGAGCTACAAAGGGAAATGCGTGTGCGCGCCGAGCTCGAATCCGATTCTACGAGTTTCGATACGGTGCTCTATCGATTCTTCGACGCCGGCCGGATCGGCGCCGCCGCCTGCCAGTCGCAGAAAGAACAGGCGTGCAACCATCACGGCATGGGAGGGCGTCGCGCAAGCGCGCTCGACGAGCTGCTGCCGCCGGGCACCCACTTCTTTATCGTGGACGGCTTCGGCTCGAACAGCGCCGGCCCCTACACCTTGGACGTGGACGTAACAGACCCTAGTCCTTAGTCAGCCAACCGGAAACGGAAGCTTCCGGCTCGAGCCAACCTCGCGGAGGCAGCGCGGCAGCACCCTGACGCACGGCGAAGAAGAGTACGGCGGCCTGGCCCTTGCGACCGACGCTCCCCAACCTGGCACGAGCGCCGACCTCGTCTCCCACTTCGACGCCAACATGGCGCAGGCCCCCGTACACCGTGTACAGCCCTTCGCCGTGATCGAGGATGATGAGTCGCCCGTAGCCCGCGTAAACGTCCGAAAACGCGACGCTACCCGACGCTGCAGCAAGCACGTCGGCCCCTCCCGGTGCAAGAAACTCGAGGCCAGGCCCCTCGCTGTCCGGGCGCGACGCATCGCGAATACGTGCCGGAGTCTTCACGGGCATTGCCAGCATCCCGAAGAGCGGGTGCCG
This genomic stretch from Pseudomonadota bacterium harbors:
- a CDS encoding putative metal-binding motif-containing protein, whose translation is MRFAGSDHRWLCCSRRARRGSCVLLLGLWLCAACQGETAQFSLPPLPANPKPDGGSVPIPPGATLCSVSADCKDDVQCTRDLCVRPGYCVHLSDRTHCDDGVYCNGSEYCDPVKDCQAAQVRSCDDHDVCTIDSCDEANATCVHAPRDQDGDGETDWHCPGGTDCDDRDPRRGARIDEICRDTVDNDCDGKIDEVAACGGVPHDSCEDARVIDANGVFSVALRGARSDYTLSCTEVALSAPDVVLALTLEAEHDLAVTARGLKADGDPTAVAIELRSRCSDTVPEIECRAGAQAQLRTRALAAGRYFVLLASQHAQEVVVDVRLSAPSAAAPNATCGTASLLGVGERVRGDFVDVSDDYELECGFAGASDLAYGFHLDQKQNVNVSLFSAGKEQMAFAVRRRCGDSATTLRCVRGAPALGKLYSLEPGEYALIVEGPAYREVDFTLDLTSEQATAVPDADSCATASPVEPDAQPTLGTLVGAQDFVTTSCGLHYPDAVYTLELLEKSDLALELKGARGTFTMAFSTQCDARSELLCLKGNDIRKRLRGVAAGNYYLVVEAPLTTDFALEAETHPPTSPLFVRSNDNCAVAFGIPSEGGVFRGDTRALLGDYEARCGGLGSRDAAFVIELQREMRVRAELESDSTSFDTVLYRFFDAGRIGAAACQSQKEQACNHHGMGGRRASALDELLPPGTHFFIVDGFGSNSAGPYTLDVDVTDPSP